A DNA window from Bacillota bacterium contains the following coding sequences:
- a CDS encoding NTP transferase domain-containing protein, whose protein sequence is MKVVIMAGGKGTRLRPLTCNRPKPMVPIINRPIMEHIVRLLARNGFTDIIVTLCYLPEIIQDYFGDGAAWGTNMSYVIEDVPLGTAGSVKNVERQSRLDATFLVMSGDAMTDIDIREAIEFHKEKGAIATIVLTRVLTPLEYGVVITDPDGRIRRFLEKPSWSEVFSDTVNTGIYILEPDVLERFDAGQEFDFSKNLFPLLLKRGDPLFGYVAGGYWCDVGTLDQYLQTHYDILAGRARVDMPGAEVREGVFVGEDVDIHPNAHLVPPIVIGNGTRIKKNALIEGFTVIGNQNVINEEASIKKSIIWDNTYLGKQTELRGAIICSRSSIKSKSAIFEGAVIGANCSIGERSIIKPNVKIWPDKTVDAGTIISASLVWGARWSKRLFGAYGVSGLVNVEVTPEFAARLGAAYGSCVSGGARPAAIVISSDIHRASRMIKRAITSGILSSGVSVYDLGRLTTPVTRYAVATLGVKGGIHVRLSSYDSNIVLVEFLDERGINVDKGLERKIENAFFSEDFKRACGEDVGEVAFLPRVADQYLEGLLKSIDAGAISSRRFKIVASYDPGNLALVLPSLFDRFGCDVITASAETGRAGYGSSGSGDGLRFNILDILPAVTRLVIDQGADLGIIVDSNAEKLLLIDDQGNAVSDDAFLALLSLITLASGTASKVAVPVTAPHVISDIARQYNGTVVWTKANPRSVMEKVIEEKIFIGEKSLPQLQPVSDALVALGKILEFMAREGLRLSDLLRRVPQFYVSRCSVDCPWEVKGRVMRTLIEETQQQEVELIDGVKVFHQTGWALILPDSDEPLFHIYAEASTPRDAEALREIYAAKINELRQH, encoded by the coding sequence TTGAAGGTCGTGATAATGGCCGGGGGCAAGGGGACTCGCCTTCGCCCTTTAACATGTAACAGGCCCAAACCCATGGTGCCGATCATAAACCGCCCGATCATGGAGCATATCGTCCGCCTTCTGGCGAGGAACGGCTTCACCGACATCATCGTAACCCTGTGTTACCTGCCCGAGATCATCCAGGATTACTTCGGCGACGGGGCCGCATGGGGCACGAATATGTCCTATGTTATCGAGGATGTCCCCCTTGGGACCGCTGGAAGCGTCAAGAACGTCGAAAGGCAGAGCCGCCTGGATGCGACGTTTCTCGTCATGAGCGGCGATGCCATGACTGATATAGACATCCGCGAGGCTATAGAATTTCATAAGGAGAAAGGCGCGATCGCAACTATCGTCCTCACCCGTGTCCTGACGCCCCTGGAATACGGGGTGGTTATTACGGATCCCGATGGCCGTATACGCAGATTCCTCGAAAAGCCCAGCTGGAGCGAGGTTTTTAGCGATACAGTCAACACGGGCATCTACATCCTCGAGCCGGATGTGCTGGAGCGCTTCGATGCAGGACAGGAATTCGACTTCAGCAAGAACCTCTTCCCCCTGCTCCTCAAGAGGGGTGACCCGCTTTTTGGCTATGTAGCCGGCGGTTATTGGTGCGACGTGGGGACGCTGGATCAATACCTGCAGACTCATTATGATATTCTCGCTGGCAGGGCCCGGGTGGATATGCCGGGAGCCGAGGTGAGGGAGGGGGTGTTTGTTGGGGAGGATGTCGATATTCACCCGAATGCCCATCTGGTGCCCCCTATCGTTATCGGGAACGGCACGCGGATCAAGAAGAACGCCTTAATAGAAGGGTTTACCGTGATCGGGAACCAGAACGTCATCAATGAGGAGGCATCCATAAAGAAGAGTATAATATGGGACAACACCTATCTGGGCAAGCAGACCGAGCTGCGTGGCGCGATTATATGCAGTCGCTCGAGCATCAAGTCCAAAAGCGCCATCTTCGAGGGCGCGGTCATCGGCGCCAACTGCTCGATAGGCGAGCGATCGATAATCAAGCCGAATGTAAAAATCTGGCCCGACAAGACCGTTGATGCCGGGACTATCATATCCGCGAGCCTGGTCTGGGGGGCGCGCTGGTCAAAGAGGCTCTTTGGCGCTTATGGCGTTTCGGGCCTTGTGAATGTGGAGGTGACGCCCGAGTTCGCGGCCAGGCTGGGCGCGGCATACGGGTCGTGCGTCAGCGGCGGCGCGCGGCCGGCCGCAATCGTGATAAGCTCGGATATCCACCGTGCATCGCGCATGATCAAGCGGGCCATAACCTCAGGCATCCTTTCATCAGGCGTTAGTGTCTACGACCTCGGGAGATTGACGACGCCTGTGACCCGGTATGCCGTGGCTACGCTGGGCGTCAAGGGTGGGATCCACGTGAGGCTCTCCTCGTACGATTCCAATATCGTCCTGGTTGAATTCCTCGACGAGAGGGGGATCAATGTAGATAAGGGGCTCGAGCGCAAGATCGAGAACGCATTCTTCAGCGAGGATTTTAAACGCGCCTGCGGGGAAGATGTGGGTGAAGTTGCATTCCTCCCGCGCGTGGCTGACCAGTACCTCGAAGGGCTCTTGAAATCCATAGACGCCGGGGCTATAAGCTCCAGGAGGTTCAAGATAGTGGCCAGCTATGACCCCGGCAACCTGGCGCTGGTTCTGCCTTCCCTCTTCGACAGGTTTGGTTGTGATGTGATCACGGCGAGCGCTGAAACTGGGCGGGCGGGGTATGGCTCTTCGGGCTCAGGGGATGGCCTGCGCTTCAACATCCTTGATATACTCCCGGCTGTAACCAGGCTTGTAATAGATCAGGGCGCTGATCTCGGGATAATTGTCGACAGCAATGCCGAGAAGCTGTTGCTCATAGATGACCAGGGTAATGCCGTTTCGGATGATGCATTTCTCGCGCTCCTGTCTCTTATAACCCTCGCCTCGGGCACAGCCTCCAAGGTCGCTGTGCCTGTCACCGCGCCACATGTGATCAGCGATATAGCCAGGCAGTATAACGGCACGGTCGTGTGGACGAAAGCCAATCCCCGGTCGGTCATGGAAAAGGTGATCGAGGAGAAGATCTTCATCGGCGAGAAGAGCCTGCCGCAGCTCCAGCCGGTATCGGATGCCCTTGTTGCCCTGGGGAAGATCCTGGAGTTCATGGCTCGCGAGGGGCTCAGGCTATCGGATCTCCTCCGCCGGGTGCCCCAGTTCTACGTGAGCAGGTGTTCGGTCGACTGCCCGTGGGAGGTTAAGGGGAGGGTTATGCGAACCCTGATCGAGGAGACCCAGCAGCAAGAGGTGGAGCTCATAGACGGCGTCAAGGTTTTTCACCAGACGGGCTGGGCTTTGATCCTGCCGGACTCTGACGAACCACTCTTTCATATCTACGCAGAGGCTTCAACGCCGCGGGATGCAGAGGCCCTCCGGGAGATATATGCGGCCAAGATAAATGAGCTTCGGCAGCATTAG
- a CDS encoding glycosyltransferase family 4 protein, whose product MRVLMLSWEYPPRVVGGLARHVQQLSRALVVAGIDVEVVTCGTHGAADVEDDRGVRIHRIAMNNPAPPDFLTWVMQLNLNMLEKAYENIVAGGPYDIVHAHDWLVAYAAKALKHSQRAPLVATIHATEWGRNWGLHNDLQRYISNIEWWLCFEAWRVICCSEYMRRELQTIFQLPGDKIRVLPNGVDPEEFQIKAGDDLASFRRNYAAPDEKLIFFVGRLVHEKGAHVLIEAVPKILHYWDKSKVVVAGKGPADAYLKDRAHSLGVYNRIYFTGYIDDDTRNRLYKCADVAVVPSLYEPFGITALEAMAAGTPVVVSDVGGLGEVVRHGITGWKSYAGNPNSLADGILHLIHRPDLASKLKENAYREVTTRYNWSRIANDTAKLYEEVVGNYQESPWGRTRPWPQVYAEPPRLFNNRGDDPVHRMAGAPRRYEIPL is encoded by the coding sequence ATGAGGGTTTTGATGCTTTCGTGGGAATATCCGCCGCGCGTCGTGGGAGGGCTCGCCAGGCACGTGCAGCAGCTTTCGCGAGCCCTTGTCGTGGCGGGCATAGATGTCGAGGTCGTGACATGCGGGACCCACGGAGCGGCTGACGTGGAAGATGATAGGGGTGTTCGCATCCACCGCATCGCCATGAACAACCCCGCACCGCCTGATTTTTTAACGTGGGTAATGCAACTCAACCTTAACATGCTGGAGAAGGCCTACGAAAACATCGTGGCCGGAGGGCCGTATGATATAGTGCATGCCCATGACTGGCTGGTCGCATATGCTGCCAAGGCCCTAAAACACAGCCAGAGAGCTCCGCTCGTGGCAACCATCCACGCCACCGAATGGGGCCGGAACTGGGGGTTGCACAATGATCTTCAACGCTATATAAGCAATATTGAATGGTGGCTCTGTTTCGAGGCGTGGAGGGTTATCTGTTGCAGTGAATACATGCGCCGCGAGTTGCAGACTATCTTCCAGCTCCCGGGCGACAAGATACGAGTTTTACCTAATGGCGTTGACCCGGAGGAGTTCCAGATCAAGGCCGGCGATGATCTAGCAAGCTTCAGGAGGAATTACGCCGCCCCTGACGAGAAGCTCATATTCTTCGTCGGCCGCCTTGTCCATGAAAAGGGGGCTCACGTCCTCATTGAGGCCGTGCCTAAGATTCTTCATTATTGGGATAAGAGCAAGGTCGTCGTTGCCGGCAAGGGCCCGGCTGATGCTTACCTGAAGGATAGGGCACACAGCCTGGGTGTTTACAACCGCATCTATTTCACCGGCTACATCGACGATGACACCCGTAACAGGTTATACAAATGCGCCGATGTCGCGGTCGTGCCGAGCCTCTACGAGCCTTTTGGCATAACAGCGCTTGAGGCGATGGCTGCAGGCACGCCTGTAGTCGTATCTGATGTTGGCGGGCTCGGCGAGGTAGTGAGGCACGGGATAACCGGGTGGAAATCATATGCAGGGAACCCCAATTCCCTTGCAGATGGGATTCTCCATCTCATTCACAGGCCTGACCTTGCATCCAAACTGAAAGAGAACGCCTATAGGGAAGTGACTACACGGTATAATTGGTCCAGGATCGCAAACGATACGGCTAAACTCTATGAGGAAGTTGTCGGGAACTACCAGGAGAGCCCCTGGGGGAGGACCAGGCCGTGGCCCCAGGTATATGCTGAGCCGCCGCGGCTATTCAATAACCGCGGTGATGACCCCGTCCACCGGATGGCCGGAGCTCCACGGCGCTACGAGATTCCTCTCTAG
- a CDS encoding Crp/Fnr family transcriptional regulator, with the protein MGDLACIRSLDLFSDLTDSQFAQVTSCLENRSYSKDEFLFHEGDRASRIFVLKSGRIKLFKNSWDGKELILAFLTPDSIFGEDAVFSGETYSASAMAVEDSCALVFTRSNIERILLENPGIAVKVIENLSRRLYKSTNQVSDIAFRDARGRLASALLRLSSEYGRPSQGGTLIDLNLTHQDIANIVSLSRTTVTNLLLDLRDNELIAIRNHRIILKDQARLADWAR; encoded by the coding sequence GTGGGAGATTTAGCATGCATAAGGAGTCTCGATCTTTTCAGCGATCTTACAGACTCGCAGTTTGCCCAGGTAACATCCTGTCTCGAAAACAGGTCTTACAGCAAGGACGAGTTCCTCTTTCACGAGGGAGACCGCGCGAGCCGCATCTTCGTGTTGAAATCCGGGAGGATAAAGCTGTTCAAGAACTCGTGGGATGGCAAGGAGCTAATCCTGGCGTTCCTGACGCCCGACAGCATCTTCGGGGAGGATGCCGTCTTCAGCGGCGAGACATATTCCGCGAGCGCCATGGCGGTGGAGGACTCCTGTGCGTTAGTCTTTACGCGTTCAAATATCGAACGCATCCTTCTAGAGAACCCCGGCATTGCGGTGAAGGTCATAGAGAACCTGAGCAGGCGGCTCTATAAGTCGACCAACCAGGTAAGCGATATAGCCTTTCGCGATGCGCGCGGCCGGCTCGCGAGCGCCCTGCTCAGGCTCTCCTCGGAATATGGGCGGCCCAGCCAGGGAGGGACGCTCATCGACCTGAATCTGACCCATCAGGATATCGCAAACATAGTGAGCCTGTCGCGGACCACCGTGACAAATCTCCTCCTGGATCTCAGGGATAATGAGCTCATCGCGATAAGAAATCACAGGATCATCCTGAAAGACCAGGCCCGCCTCGCCGACTGGGCGCGCTAA
- a CDS encoding IS1634 family transposase — protein sequence MVPSLKIFHAGPAPLISALFDALGISKTLDSVLAWDETQCKLPPSIRIKALVINILAGKTPLYNVERFFKFQDTENLLGQGVTCEDLNDDCLARALDMLVEANPKKVTSTIMLTALAIEDIVLNRIHADTTSISVYGEYQHDEEEEDSSPFIRLLRGHSKDHRPDLLQLKVGLGVTQDGIPVIGEPLSGNVDDKTWNNDFIKTMAAHLDKVDLTKVIYVADSSVVTKDNLEEIAKQRLLVVSRFPATFTLEGELKELAWEKNEWIEVGKLCSARDGAAYRKAASYKVQAFTRELYGRLYNFVVVYSTALDKRKVKALDRRIEELHKDLTTAAKEIQAKEFACKPDASVALEEFLAKHANDFYPMSAEVIEETRPKKRAKKGRPKKDEVVELETVYRIRPVIGALSESAVKRARERNNCFVLITNDLLMEPPDVLREYKEQIGVETSFKFLKDPTYLDAIYLKKESRIEALAYVLLMALLIHRILQRRVRKALETEGSHIVVAGGVKTTAPTGNRILELLAPYQVLCAKEGDREYRVIQEIPNEEPLERILRLAGFTQDIYVVVRPSPYQRE from the coding sequence ATGGTCCCATCCTTGAAGATATTTCACGCTGGGCCCGCTCCTCTTATCTCGGCATTGTTCGATGCCCTTGGGATCAGTAAGACTCTGGATTCTGTCCTTGCCTGGGACGAGACTCAGTGTAAGCTGCCTCCATCTATACGTATTAAGGCTCTTGTGATAAACATCCTTGCCGGCAAAACGCCACTCTACAACGTTGAACGGTTCTTCAAGTTCCAGGATACGGAGAACCTCCTGGGCCAGGGCGTAACTTGTGAAGACCTAAATGATGATTGTCTTGCCAGGGCTTTGGATATGCTTGTTGAAGCTAACCCCAAGAAGGTTACCTCAACAATCATGCTAACCGCTCTTGCAATAGAGGACATCGTGCTGAACCGGATTCACGCCGACACAACCTCCATCTCGGTCTATGGCGAATACCAGCACGATGAGGAAGAAGAGGACTCTAGCCCCTTTATCCGCCTTCTCAGGGGACATAGCAAAGATCACCGTCCAGACCTTCTCCAGCTCAAGGTGGGGCTTGGAGTAACCCAGGATGGTATCCCTGTAATCGGCGAGCCTCTAAGTGGGAATGTGGACGACAAGACATGGAACAACGACTTCATCAAGACGATGGCCGCCCACTTGGACAAGGTTGACCTTACCAAGGTAATTTACGTGGCTGACTCAAGTGTGGTGACAAAAGATAACCTGGAGGAGATCGCCAAGCAGAGGCTTCTTGTGGTATCGCGATTCCCTGCGACCTTTACCCTCGAAGGCGAGCTTAAGGAACTGGCGTGGGAGAAGAACGAATGGATTGAGGTTGGAAAGCTGTGTAGCGCAAGGGATGGAGCGGCTTACAGAAAGGCGGCGTCATACAAGGTTCAAGCATTCACGAGGGAGCTCTATGGGCGCCTTTACAACTTTGTAGTAGTCTATTCAACAGCATTAGACAAGAGAAAGGTCAAAGCCCTGGATAGACGCATTGAAGAGCTCCATAAGGATCTAACCACAGCAGCCAAAGAGATACAGGCGAAGGAGTTTGCGTGTAAACCAGATGCCAGTGTGGCTTTAGAAGAGTTTCTGGCCAAGCATGCTAATGACTTCTACCCAATGTCAGCTGAAGTTATCGAAGAAACCCGGCCGAAGAAGCGTGCCAAAAAGGGACGGCCCAAGAAAGACGAAGTTGTGGAACTGGAAACGGTCTATAGGATTCGGCCAGTCATCGGGGCACTCAGCGAGTCTGCGGTAAAGCGGGCAAGGGAACGCAATAACTGCTTTGTGCTGATAACGAATGATTTGCTGATGGAGCCTCCCGATGTGTTACGGGAGTATAAGGAGCAGATAGGGGTAGAGACGTCGTTCAAGTTCCTGAAGGACCCGACATATCTTGATGCGATTTATCTGAAGAAGGAGAGCAGGATAGAGGCGCTGGCATATGTTCTACTCATGGCGCTCTTGATACACCGGATATTGCAACGAAGGGTACGGAAGGCCTTAGAAACTGAGGGTAGTCACATAGTGGTAGCTGGGGGAGTGAAGACTACGGCACCCACCGGGAACCGGATACTGGAGCTCCTGGCTCCGTATCAGGTATTATGTGCCAAGGAGGGAGATCGGGAGTACCGGGTAATTCAAGAGATCCCGAACGAAGAGCCGCTGGAAAGGATACTAAGGCTTGCAGGTTTTACTCAGGACATATACGTAGTCGTCCGTCCGAGCCCGTACCAGCGTGAGTGA
- a CDS encoding DUF362 domain-containing protein yields the protein MGPANSTVYFASADVDRLEVTSSLPAKFERLLARLSLEDIVKDKNVALKMHLGNKLGYTTIHPLFVRILVKALKDAGGNVFVTDSFFAIAGAKDRGYTEEVIGAPIVAATGIFDKYYYTRPVDFQSLKEIQVAGHIHDADAFICFSHVKGHGACAYGGACKNIAMGCVTSKTRSDIHSLEGGLTWDAEKCEHCEICIRSCRYGANKFNEKGEYEIFFHHCTYCQHCANSCPTGAITIDKTKFKDFQRGMAICTREVLDTFEPGRIFFINMLTNITLLCDCWGFSTRPLVPDVGIMASPDIVAIEKASLDAIKRTFRTPHGRAVTFFEVACKDETF from the coding sequence ATGGGTCCAGCGAATTCCACTGTCTATTTCGCTTCTGCCGATGTCGATCGGCTTGAGGTTACATCATCCCTGCCAGCCAAATTCGAACGACTCCTTGCGCGGCTGTCCCTCGAAGATATCGTGAAGGACAAGAACGTCGCGCTGAAGATGCACCTCGGGAACAAGCTGGGGTACACCACGATCCACCCCCTGTTTGTCCGCATCCTGGTAAAGGCCCTGAAGGATGCCGGGGGTAACGTTTTTGTCACCGATAGCTTCTTCGCCATCGCCGGCGCCAAGGACCGGGGCTACACCGAAGAGGTCATAGGTGCCCCCATAGTTGCGGCCACGGGTATCTTTGACAAGTATTACTATACCAGGCCCGTGGATTTCCAGAGCTTGAAGGAGATACAGGTGGCGGGGCATATTCACGATGCCGACGCCTTTATCTGCTTTTCTCACGTGAAGGGCCACGGGGCGTGCGCTTACGGCGGGGCCTGCAAGAATATCGCGATGGGCTGTGTTACATCTAAGACGAGGTCGGATATCCACAGCCTTGAGGGAGGCCTTACATGGGATGCCGAAAAGTGCGAGCATTGCGAGATCTGTATACGTTCGTGCCGCTATGGTGCCAATAAATTCAACGAAAAAGGGGAATATGAGATTTTCTTCCACCACTGCACCTACTGCCAGCACTGTGCGAATTCATGCCCAACTGGAGCTATAACCATAGACAAGACTAAATTCAAGGATTTCCAGAGGGGCATGGCGATCTGCACAAGAGAGGTGCTCGATACGTTTGAGCCGGGCAGGATATTCTTTATTAACATGCTTACCAACATAACGCTCCTGTGCGACTGCTGGGGCTTCTCGACGAGGCCGCTCGTCCCGGACGTGGGGATCATGGCGTCGCCCGATATAGTCGCCATAGAAAAGGCGAGCCTAGACGCGATCAAGCGTACATTTCGCACCCCTCATGGGCGCGCGGTGACATTTTTTGAGGTCGCATGTAAAGATGAAACATTTTAG
- a CDS encoding bile acid:sodium symporter family protein, producing the protein MKPEMKPGPACKPWPGPGGRDRILQRGQVARKLNDWLSSNIFWLMIVCGIIGIVFRERAAKIVGLVPFFLATMMLGSAVNCTLSSFKETLRKPVYFVATALIFYLVMPGVGYAVGRLFYPGEPLLGIGHILLAILPSAITSGVWISLCAGELALGVALMTMTTFLSVGALPVILSLFTGRMGSFDATGLILTLVKAVAIPAALGIFLNERYGPRLDPARPHLGIAVKISIFTVMAVNAAANVPYLRNLKSTAVSIIVAVLVQALIAYALAYIVFKIGLKARDGQVVAGLFVNGMRNDGAGIAVALAYFPPLVAFPSAVSILLQQTLASLIASFILARQRARPHEFPTPKMLSS; encoded by the coding sequence ATGAAGCCGGAGATGAAACCGGGCCCGGCGTGCAAACCGTGGCCCGGTCCAGGAGGCCGCGACCGGATCCTGCAGCGCGGCCAGGTCGCCAGGAAGTTGAATGACTGGTTATCTTCAAATATCTTCTGGCTTATGATCGTGTGCGGTATCATCGGCATCGTTTTCAGGGAGCGGGCGGCGAAGATTGTAGGGCTTGTGCCGTTCTTCCTTGCCACGATGATGCTCGGGAGCGCCGTGAATTGCACCCTGTCAAGCTTCAAGGAGACCCTGCGGAAGCCTGTATACTTCGTGGCAACCGCCCTCATATTTTACCTGGTGATGCCTGGAGTCGGTTATGCCGTGGGGCGGTTATTCTATCCGGGCGAGCCACTTCTCGGGATTGGGCACATACTCCTGGCCATCCTGCCGAGCGCTATAACCTCAGGGGTGTGGATCAGCCTGTGTGCTGGTGAGCTTGCGCTGGGCGTAGCGCTGATGACCATGACGACATTCCTGAGTGTTGGAGCGCTTCCGGTTATATTGAGCCTCTTTACCGGTAGAATGGGCTCTTTTGATGCTACAGGCCTGATCCTCACCCTCGTGAAGGCGGTTGCCATCCCGGCGGCGCTTGGGATATTCCTAAACGAACGCTATGGGCCGCGCCTCGATCCAGCCCGTCCGCACCTGGGGATAGCCGTAAAGATCAGCATCTTTACGGTCATGGCCGTCAATGCCGCGGCTAACGTTCCCTATCTACGCAATCTGAAATCGACCGCGGTTTCCATTATCGTCGCCGTCCTGGTGCAGGCGCTGATTGCTTACGCCCTTGCCTACATTGTCTTCAAGATCGGCCTCAAGGCCAGGGATGGACAGGTAGTCGCCGGGCTTTTCGTGAACGGGATGAGGAACGATGGGGCCGGGATAGCCGTGGCGCTGGCGTATTTCCCCCCGCTCGTAGCCTTCCCCTCAGCGGTAAGCATCTTGCTGCAGCAGACCCTCGCGTCTCTAATAGCCTCTTTCATACTGGCACGGCAGAGAGCTCGCCCGCATGAGTTTCCCACCCCCAAAATGTTATCCAGTTAA
- a CDS encoding MFS transporter: protein MQWMQWRRNVWVLSAGTLIAQIAFSLTMPFLPMYLSELGLARNISIWSGLMFSINFLTFGVMAPIWGSLSDRYGKRIMLMRSGLGIAATYILMGIARDHIQLFVLRGVNGLVSGYIPAAIALVATTTPEDDLGFALGMVQTANAVGLICGPVVGGAIAQLIGIRGTFFFAAALLAIASFLGFFMASENVTRSTVRSTVMTDIKSTLENPALRLLYAVLFLVQAGILAIQPTLPLFIDQMVTNNVEMITGVIFSLVGISTAIGAPLASRMPHARYPAALEGALIAGGVLTALQAFTRSALTLGLLRFLFGFVNAAISVTANVLIAYASPKEARGRAYGVLNSVTAVGAVVGPLMGGFLGERFGLASSFYGSGVLLGVAGMLVASGCSIIASRGPGECEYEDGPAPSGRRI, encoded by the coding sequence ATGCAATGGATGCAATGGCGGCGCAACGTCTGGGTGCTCTCTGCCGGGACCCTGATCGCCCAGATAGCTTTCTCTCTCACGATGCCATTTCTCCCCATGTACCTTTCCGAGCTCGGCCTGGCCCGGAATATATCGATATGGTCGGGGCTCATGTTTTCTATAAATTTTCTGACTTTCGGTGTGATGGCTCCGATCTGGGGCTCGCTCTCGGACCGGTATGGCAAGCGGATCATGCTCATGCGCTCGGGCCTGGGGATAGCGGCCACCTATATCCTGATGGGCATCGCCCGTGACCATATCCAGCTATTTGTGCTTCGTGGCGTGAACGGCCTGGTATCCGGCTACATCCCGGCCGCCATAGCCCTCGTTGCGACCACCACGCCCGAGGACGACCTCGGGTTTGCTCTGGGGATGGTGCAGACGGCGAATGCCGTGGGGCTAATCTGCGGCCCTGTAGTCGGCGGGGCTATCGCCCAGCTCATAGGCATAAGGGGGACCTTTTTCTTTGCCGCGGCCCTGCTGGCGATCGCGTCGTTCCTTGGCTTTTTTATGGCCTCGGAGAATGTGACGCGATCCACGGTGCGTTCTACCGTGATGACTGATATCAAGTCAACGCTGGAAAACCCGGCGCTGAGGCTTCTTTACGCGGTTCTCTTCCTTGTGCAGGCGGGAATCCTTGCGATACAGCCCACGCTCCCGCTCTTCATTGACCAGATGGTAACAAACAATGTGGAGATGATAACTGGGGTTATCTTTTCCCTGGTGGGCATATCGACAGCCATAGGCGCTCCGCTGGCTTCGCGCATGCCCCACGCGAGGTACCCCGCGGCTCTCGAAGGAGCCCTCATAGCAGGCGGGGTCCTCACTGCTCTCCAGGCTTTCACTAGGTCGGCTCTTACCCTGGGCCTCCTCAGGTTCCTCTTCGGTTTCGTTAACGCGGCCATCTCTGTGACGGCCAACGTGCTTATCGCCTACGCGAGCCCCAAGGAGGCGCGTGGCAGGGCTTATGGCGTTTTGAACAGCGTCACCGCGGTGGGCGCTGTAGTGGGCCCGCTCATGGGGGGATTCCTCGGGGAGAGGTTCGGCCTTGCAAGCTCATTCTACGGGAGCGGTGTGCTCCTTGGCGTGGCCGGCATGCTGGTTGCTTCGGGGTGCTCTATCATCGCCTCAAGGGGTCCCGGCGAGTGCGAGTATGAGGATGGTCCAGCCCCATCCGGGCGCCGCATATAA